A portion of the Sabethes cyaneus chromosome 3, idSabCyanKW18_F2, whole genome shotgun sequence genome contains these proteins:
- the LOC128740766 gene encoding uncharacterized protein LOC128740766 encodes MRRVFALLVVTLLTANHVNADLGLNFTVPGLVSGMADAVGVGVIELIKANGTIKNNAEVDPSGALATLVLIVNNVTSPLNRLLGTALSVASSKTNNGQRMFGSISPLVSDTENAVNKALIASQDLQRSIRPTQFDEIQENVSMILANLPLLQDAFTVLSTTVSLVQNSRSNDSSQIINDFFTSSIINTVINPVRDITGSVNRLAKIVTAVTKDKMTALNMLSAVNSTLNNNNKSILSALTAFNKTSSDANSTAVKNTNNLGFAIDQLYVPITSRPQNYNGGDISNLTAFLSDVKSYLADTNGKVSEAYSNLQYNVTNMLNTATNQTALLLLDTVQNISLQGHTSGSDHADRCISKYSAQLNQNPLLASRLAVCVQLDNDNVYFITKVYRMLLDQTKTLAASGTATILARQCTQGLSSCVQTYFASFKNLSQRISEKLDLSSSLVSREVQAIQARIQTCTTAIASDIADNVVQVQTKFTNCLASGS; translated from the exons ATGAGACGCGTCTTTGCTTTACTGGTGGTCACTCTGTTGACTGCCAATCACGTTAATGCTGATCTTGGTCTAAATTTTACAGTACCCGGCCTAGTGAGCGGAATGGCCGATGCAGTTGGTGTCGGTGTAATCGAATTGATcaaagcaaacggaaccatcAAGAATAACGCGGAAGTTGATCCGTCCGGAGCGCTTGCAACGTTGGTTCTGATAGTGAATAACGTTACAAGTCCGTTAAATAGACTGCTAGGAACGGCACTATCGGTTGCTTCCAGCAAGACGAACAACGGTCAGCGGATGTTTGGTAGCATTTCACCACTAGTAAGTGATACGGAAAATGCAGTCAATAAAGCATTGATAGCCTCGCAAGACTTACAACGAAGCATACGTCCTACGCAGTTTGATGAAATCCAGGAGAATGTTTCCATGATCCTTGCAAATCTCCCGCTGCTTCAGGATGCTTTTACCGTACTTAGTACGACAGTCTCACTGGTGCAAAATTCGAGATCGAACGATTCATCGCAgataataaatgattttttcacCAGTTCCATAATTAACACGGTGATTAACCCGGTACGTGACATAACTGGAAGTGTTAACCGACTTGCAAAGATCGTTACTGCCGTAACCAAAGACAAAATGACGGCATTGAACATGCTCAGTGCCGTTAATAGTACgcttaacaacaacaacaaatccATTCTGTCGGCACTCACAGCGTTTAACAAGACTTCAAGTGATGCAAACTCAACAGCTGTGAAGAATACTAATAACCTTGGCTTCGCGATTGACCAATTGTACGTCCCAATCACTTCGCGGCCGCAAAACTACAACGGAGGTGACATCAGTAATTTAACCGCTTTTCTTTCGGATGTCAAATCATACTTAGCCGACACGAACGGCAAGGTTTCGGAAGCATATAGCAATCTTCAGTATAATGTTACAAATATGCTAAACACTGCAACCAACCAAACTGCTCTGCTGCTTCTGGACACCGTTCAAAACATTTCTCTACAGGGTCACACTAGCGGAAGTGACCATGCCGACCGCTGCATCAGCAAGTATTCTGCTCAGCTGAACCAGAACCCGCTGCTTGCGAGTCGACTGGCCGTTTGTGTGCAACTGGATAACGATAACGTATACTTCATCACCAAGGTGTACCGAATGTTGCTGGATCAAACGAAAACACTGGCCGCTTCCGGGACGGCGACCATTCTGGCCCGACAGTGTACGCAAGGACTGTCGAGTTGTGTGCAGACG TATTTCGCATCGTTCAAAAACCTTTCACAGCGGATCAGTGAAAAATTAGACCTCAGCAGCTCTCTGGTCAGCCGAGAAGTACAAGCAATTCAAGCGCGCATTCAAACCTGCACAACGGCTATCGCGTCTGACATCGCCGACAACGTCGTCCAGGTTCAGACCAAGTTCACCAACTGCCTGGCCAGTGGATCTTGA